A genomic window from Micromonospora ferruginea includes:
- a CDS encoding MFS transporter: MAHTASPGPGRAQTALLLTHTVVVQAVTFMLRPAAAYRALELEVPGAWLGVLGASFAVVPLLLAVPSGQAVDRFGERRVTLVGSALLAAAGLGFVLLAGSVLGLVLASMALGTAHLCAVVAQQALVANRTPPDRYDAAFGYYTFAASLGQALGPGLIVLFGGGRTIPDTRAIFVGAAVVAVPLLAVAAYLRPSGHHRAATADRAAGGVGALLRRPGMVRALTVSCVVLAAVDITLVYLPALGAERGIAAGSIGLLLTVRALASMTSRLLLGRLVAAVGRRALLVGTVALAAVGLGLLLPPLPFPALLVVVAVAGLGLGAGQPLTMSFLAEVAPAGLRGRAMSLRLTGNRLGQVLIPSAAGVLAAGAGAAGVLACTAAGLAGAALAATRLHRPSPG, from the coding sequence GTGGCGCACACCGCGTCGCCCGGCCCCGGGCGCGCCCAGACCGCGCTCCTGCTCACGCACACCGTCGTCGTGCAGGCGGTCACCTTCATGCTGCGTCCGGCCGCCGCGTACCGGGCGCTGGAGCTGGAGGTGCCCGGCGCCTGGCTGGGCGTGCTCGGGGCCAGCTTCGCCGTGGTGCCGCTGCTGCTGGCGGTGCCGTCCGGGCAGGCGGTGGACCGGTTCGGCGAGCGGCGCGTCACGCTTGTCGGCTCGGCGCTGCTGGCCGCCGCCGGCCTCGGTTTCGTGCTGCTCGCCGGCTCCGTGCTCGGGTTGGTGCTGGCCAGCATGGCGCTCGGCACCGCGCACCTGTGCGCGGTGGTGGCGCAGCAGGCCCTGGTCGCCAACCGCACCCCGCCGGACCGCTACGACGCCGCGTTCGGTTACTACACGTTCGCCGCCTCGCTCGGGCAGGCGCTCGGGCCCGGCCTGATCGTCCTGTTCGGCGGGGGTCGCACCATCCCGGACACCCGGGCCATCTTCGTCGGCGCCGCCGTGGTGGCGGTGCCGCTGCTGGCCGTCGCGGCGTACCTCCGCCCGTCCGGGCACCACCGGGCGGCGACCGCCGACCGGGCGGCCGGCGGGGTGGGTGCGCTGCTGCGCCGGCCCGGGATGGTGCGCGCGCTCACGGTGAGCTGCGTCGTGCTGGCGGCGGTCGACATCACCCTGGTCTACCTGCCGGCGCTGGGCGCCGAGCGGGGCATCGCGGCCGGCTCGATCGGCCTCCTGCTCACGGTACGCGCGCTCGCGTCGATGACGTCCCGGCTGCTGCTCGGCCGGCTCGTCGCCGCGGTCGGCCGCCGCGCGCTGCTGGTCGGCACCGTCGCGCTGGCCGCCGTCGGCCTCGGGCTGCTGCTGCCGCCCCTGCCGTTCCCGGCGCTGCTCGTGGTGGTCGCGGTGGCCGGGCTCGGCCTGGGCGCGGGCCAGCCGCTGACCATGTCGTTCCTGGCCGAGGTGGCCCCGGCCGGGCTGCGCGGGCGCGCCATGTCGCTGCGGCTCACCGGTAACCGCCTCGGTCAGGTGCTCATCCCCAGCGCCGCCGGCGTGCTCGCCGCCGGTGCCGGCGCGGCGGGCGTGCTGGCCTGCACCGCCGCCGGTCTCGCGGGGGCCGCGCTCGCCGCCACCCGCCTGCACCGCCCGTCGCCCGGATGA
- a CDS encoding YciI family protein, giving the protein MPTFITIGYGDQEGYDRTDPAVRDAAHAHDERLRAAGVRMGVAGPPAQVRNHDGAGAEVRAGAFLTSALPVGGFAVIEAASMEEAIALVSGTPCAVAGGVVEVWPLRDTP; this is encoded by the coding sequence ATGCCGACGTTCATCACCATCGGGTACGGCGACCAGGAGGGCTACGACCGCACCGACCCCGCGGTACGCGACGCGGCCCACGCGCACGACGAACGGTTGCGGGCGGCCGGCGTGCGGATGGGCGTCGCCGGCCCGCCGGCGCAGGTGCGCAACCACGACGGCGCGGGCGCCGAGGTGCGGGCGGGGGCGTTCCTGACCTCGGCGCTGCCGGTCGGCGGGTTCGCCGTCATCGAGGCCGCGTCGATGGAGGAGGCGATCGCGCTGGTGTCCGGCACCCCGTGCGCCGTCGCCGGCGGCGTGGTCGAGGTGTGGCCGCTGCGGGACACCCCCTAA
- a CDS encoding GlsB/YeaQ/YmgE family stress response membrane protein, which yields MHVGGIISGIIIGLIIGALGRLVVPGKQNIPIWLTLVIGVVAALLGTAVAGALDVADTNGIDWIELLIQVVFAAIGVAIVAGTYGRRRI from the coding sequence ATGCACGTCGGCGGCATCATCTCCGGCATCATCATCGGTCTGATCATCGGCGCCCTGGGCCGCCTGGTCGTGCCGGGCAAGCAGAACATCCCGATCTGGCTCACCCTCGTCATCGGCGTGGTGGCGGCCCTGCTGGGCACGGCCGTCGCCGGCGCGCTGGACGTGGCCGACACCAACGGCATCGACTGGATCGAGCTGCTGATCCAGGTGGTCTTCGCCGCCATCGGCGTGGCCATCGTCGCCGGCACGTACGGCCGACGACGGATCTGA
- a CDS encoding GNAT family N-acetyltransferase — translation MDSSHPPVAGIVHEAPDSTVRLRPVAEDDLAMLRRFAVEPGLVGLDWAGFRDAAAPARRFAEDGYLGERTGGLIVQVEPAQSGPAGFLSYLQGQYGGRAPYWEIGIVLLPEWRGRGIGWRAQALLCDYLFSHTPAQRIQAGTHAENTAEQRSLEKAGFRLEGVVRACEFRAGAWRDGWLYSRLRDDPSPL, via the coding sequence ATGGACAGCTCCCACCCGCCGGTGGCGGGCATCGTGCACGAGGCGCCCGACTCGACCGTCCGGCTGCGCCCGGTCGCCGAGGACGACCTGGCGATGCTGCGCCGGTTCGCGGTCGAGCCGGGCCTGGTCGGGCTCGACTGGGCCGGCTTCCGGGACGCCGCCGCGCCGGCCCGCCGCTTCGCCGAGGACGGCTATCTCGGCGAGCGCACCGGCGGCCTGATCGTGCAGGTCGAGCCGGCGCAGAGCGGTCCGGCCGGCTTCCTCAGCTATCTCCAGGGCCAGTACGGCGGGCGCGCGCCCTACTGGGAGATCGGCATCGTGCTGCTGCCGGAGTGGCGCGGCCGGGGCATCGGCTGGCGGGCCCAGGCGCTGCTCTGCGACTACCTGTTCAGCCACACCCCGGCGCAGCGCATCCAGGCCGGCACCCACGCCGAGAACACCGCGGAGCAACGCTCGCTGGAGAAGGCCGGTTTCCGCCTGGAGGGAGTCGTGCGGGCCTGCGAGTTCCGGGCCGGCGCCTGGCGCGACGGGTGGCTCTACAGCCGGCTGCGCGACGACCCGTCACCGCTGTGA
- a CDS encoding SGNH/GDSL hydrolase family protein has translation MTAPRPAITTPITADLLRGALDLERTAQGVLPHRLPARARAQNADPQVAMAEAMPSGVRLVFRTRATTVELDVLATKMVYQGAPPRPDGRYDLLVDGRLAGQATAGGGKVLAIDLTTGTTTVEPGPVAAVRFADLPAADKEVEIWLPQREITELVALRTDAPVEPVGDRGRRVWLHHGSSISHGSDAESPTGTWPAVAAGLAGVDLVNLGFSGSALLDPFTARAMRDTPADLISMKIGINLVNSDAMRLRAFTPAVHGFLDTVRDGHPETPLLVVSSILCPIQEDTPGPGAADFSTGTLRFVATGDPAEQAAGKLTLRVIRAELARIVAERAAEDPNLHHLDGLSLYGEADFAELPLPDQLHPDPVADRRIGERFAALAFGPGGPFAA, from the coding sequence ATGACCGCCCCTCGCCCCGCCATCACCACCCCGATCACCGCCGACCTGCTGCGCGGCGCGCTCGACCTGGAACGTACCGCGCAGGGGGTGCTGCCGCACCGGCTGCCGGCGCGGGCCCGGGCGCAGAACGCCGACCCGCAGGTGGCGATGGCGGAGGCGATGCCGTCGGGCGTACGGCTGGTGTTCCGCACCCGCGCCACCACCGTGGAGCTGGACGTGCTCGCCACCAAGATGGTCTACCAGGGCGCGCCGCCGCGTCCGGACGGCCGCTACGACCTGCTGGTCGACGGGCGGCTCGCCGGGCAGGCGACCGCCGGCGGCGGCAAGGTGCTCGCCATCGACCTGACCACCGGCACCACGACCGTCGAGCCGGGCCCGGTCGCCGCGGTGCGCTTCGCCGACCTGCCCGCCGCCGACAAGGAGGTGGAGATCTGGCTGCCGCAGCGGGAGATCACCGAGCTGGTGGCGCTGCGCACCGACGCGCCGGTCGAGCCGGTCGGCGACCGCGGCCGGCGGGTGTGGCTGCACCACGGCAGCTCGATCAGCCACGGCTCGGACGCGGAGAGCCCCACCGGCACCTGGCCGGCGGTCGCCGCCGGGCTCGCCGGGGTGGATCTGGTCAACCTCGGGTTCAGCGGCAGCGCGCTGCTCGACCCGTTCACCGCGCGGGCCATGCGGGACACGCCGGCCGACCTGATCAGCATGAAGATCGGCATCAACCTGGTGAACAGCGACGCGATGCGACTGCGCGCGTTCACGCCGGCGGTGCACGGCTTCCTCGACACCGTGCGCGACGGGCATCCGGAGACCCCGCTGCTGGTGGTGTCGTCGATCCTGTGCCCGATCCAGGAGGACACCCCCGGACCCGGCGCGGCCGACTTCAGCACCGGCACGCTGCGGTTCGTCGCCACCGGCGACCCGGCCGAGCAGGCCGCCGGCAAGCTCACCCTGCGGGTCATCCGCGCCGAGCTGGCCCGGATCGTGGCGGAACGGGCCGCCGAGGACCCGAACCTGCACCACCTGGACGGGCTGTCGCTCTACGGCGAGGCCGACTTCGCCGAGCTGCCGCTGCCCGACCAACTGCACCCCGACCCGGTGGCGGACCGCCGCATCGGCGAGCGGTTCGCCGCGCTGGCGTTCGGCCCGGGCGGCCCGTTCGCCGCCTGA
- a CDS encoding sugar phosphate isomerase/epimerase family protein yields the protein MTADPRLAKLSLNQRTTQRWSVREAVDGCVRAGIPAIGLWREPVAEIGVPAAAKLVADAGLRVSSLCRGGFLTADGEHARLEALADNRRAIDEAAGLGTDCLVLVVGGLPPGSRDLPGARQRVADALAELAPYAGERGVRLALEPLHPMYCADRAVLSTLGQALDLAEAFPTEQVGVVVDTFHVWWDPDVWRQIARAGARIASFQVCDFLTPLPADVLLGRGMMGDGHIDFPPLRRAVEAAGYVGDTEVEIFNAEVWATDPDRVLATMAARYVELVLAD from the coding sequence ATGACCGCCGACCCGCGGCTGGCGAAGCTGTCGCTCAACCAGCGCACCACCCAACGCTGGTCGGTGCGGGAGGCGGTCGACGGGTGCGTCCGCGCCGGCATCCCGGCGATCGGGCTGTGGCGCGAACCGGTCGCCGAGATCGGCGTACCGGCGGCGGCGAAGCTCGTCGCCGACGCCGGGCTGCGGGTGTCGTCGCTGTGCCGGGGCGGGTTCCTCACCGCCGACGGCGAGCACGCGCGGCTGGAGGCGCTGGCCGACAACCGGCGGGCCATCGACGAGGCCGCCGGGCTCGGCACCGACTGCCTGGTTCTGGTGGTCGGCGGCCTGCCGCCCGGCTCCCGCGACCTGCCCGGCGCGCGGCAACGGGTCGCCGACGCGCTCGCCGAACTGGCCCCGTACGCGGGCGAGCGCGGCGTGCGCCTGGCGCTGGAGCCGCTGCACCCGATGTACTGCGCCGACCGGGCGGTGCTGTCCACGCTCGGGCAGGCGCTCGACCTGGCCGAGGCGTTCCCGACCGAGCAGGTCGGCGTCGTGGTGGACACGTTCCACGTCTGGTGGGACCCGGACGTGTGGCGGCAGATCGCCCGCGCCGGGGCGCGGATCGCCAGCTTCCAGGTCTGCGACTTCCTCACCCCGCTCCCGGCCGACGTGCTGCTCGGGCGGGGCATGATGGGCGACGGGCACATCGACTTCCCGCCGCTGCGCCGGGCCGTGGAAGCGGCCGGATACGTCGGCGACACCGAGGTGGAGATCTTCAACGCCGAGGTGTGGGCGACCGACCCGGACCGGGTGCTCGCCACCATGGCCGCGCGCTACGTCGAGCTGGTGCTGGCCGACTGA
- a CDS encoding glycerate kinase, translating into MRVVVAPDSFKGSLAAHDAARALADGWSARRPGDDVRLLPLADGGEGTLDAFAAARPDAGWHATTVPGPDGRPVDAGWLLLPEGTAVLELARASGLPLLDAPDPRHAHTYGLGVVAAAALDAGATALVVGLGGSASTDGGTGALRALGLRLRDRRGRDLPLGGAALADLADLDRAGLRPAPPGGVRLLVDVTAPLAGPGGAAAVFGPQKGAGPDDVAALDAALLRFATLAGGDPDQPGAGAAGGTGYGLAALWGARIVPGAAAVAELAGLPDALAGADLVLTGEGRFDDTSLRGKVVGALLDTAAAARVPVQVVAGQLGATPPDAVSAAVSLVELAGSVESALAEPGRWLRAAGDRLARAASAG; encoded by the coding sequence ATGCGGGTGGTCGTCGCGCCGGACTCGTTCAAGGGCTCGCTGGCCGCCCACGACGCGGCCCGCGCCCTCGCCGACGGCTGGTCGGCGCGCCGGCCCGGCGACGACGTACGCCTGCTCCCGCTGGCCGACGGCGGCGAGGGCACGCTGGACGCCTTCGCCGCCGCCCGGCCCGACGCGGGGTGGCACGCCACCACCGTGCCCGGGCCGGACGGCCGGCCGGTCGACGCCGGCTGGCTGCTGCTGCCCGAGGGCACGGCGGTGCTGGAGCTGGCCCGCGCCAGCGGCCTGCCGCTGCTGGACGCGCCGGACCCCCGGCACGCGCACACCTACGGCCTGGGCGTGGTCGCCGCCGCCGCGCTCGACGCCGGGGCCACCGCGCTCGTCGTCGGGCTCGGCGGGTCGGCGAGCACCGACGGCGGCACCGGCGCGCTGCGTGCCCTCGGGCTGCGGCTGCGCGACCGTCGGGGCCGGGACCTGCCGCTCGGCGGCGCGGCGCTGGCCGACCTGGCCGACCTCGACCGCGCCGGGCTGCGACCCGCCCCACCCGGCGGGGTGCGGCTGCTGGTCGACGTGACCGCGCCGCTGGCCGGCCCGGGGGGCGCCGCCGCCGTATTCGGGCCGCAGAAGGGCGCCGGCCCGGACGACGTGGCGGCGCTGGACGCGGCGCTGCTCCGCTTCGCCACGCTGGCCGGCGGCGACCCGGACCAGCCGGGCGCGGGCGCGGCCGGTGGCACCGGGTACGGGCTGGCCGCGCTCTGGGGCGCGCGGATCGTGCCCGGCGCGGCGGCGGTCGCCGAGCTGGCCGGGCTCCCCGACGCGCTGGCCGGGGCCGATCTGGTGCTCACCGGCGAGGGCCGGTTCGACGACACGTCGCTGCGCGGCAAGGTGGTGGGCGCGCTGCTCGACACGGCCGCCGCCGCCCGCGTACCCGTGCAGGTGGTCGCCGGTCAGCTCGGCGCGACGCCGCCGGACGCGGTGTCGGCGGCGGTGTCGCTGGTGGAGTTGGCCGGGTCGGTGGAGTCGGCGCTGGCCGAACCGGGCCGGTGGCTGCGCGCGGCCGGCGACCGGCTCGCCCGCGCCGCCTCGGCGGGCTGA
- a CDS encoding dihydrodipicolinate synthase family protein has product MSTRITLPVAGGGVETLTLREPAGWQRPAAPAASRIAYAAAHVVADPHADNAPGEPARLDWDATLAVRRDLWSWGLGVAEAMDTAQRGMGLDWAATRELIRRSAAEAAACGGRIVAGAATDQLTGVPDTLDEVAAAYAEQVAFVQECGAVAVVMASRQLAALAAGPDDYRRVYERVLRGAGAPVVLHWLGDMFDPALAGYWGSTDLDDATKTFVALVHAHADVIDGVKVSLLDADREVRLRELLPPSVKVYTGDDYHYPELIAGDGTRSSHALLGAFAAIAPAASAALQRLDAGDPAGFRAILDPTVPLSRHVFAPPTRFYKTGIAFLSWLGGRQPGFTMVGGLHGGRSVPHLVEAFRLADAAGLLLDPELAAARMRAYLTVTGVTG; this is encoded by the coding sequence GTGAGCACGCGGATCACCCTGCCGGTCGCGGGCGGCGGCGTCGAGACGCTGACGCTGCGCGAGCCGGCCGGCTGGCAGCGGCCGGCCGCGCCGGCGGCCAGCCGGATCGCGTACGCGGCGGCGCACGTGGTCGCCGACCCGCACGCCGACAACGCGCCGGGTGAGCCGGCACGGCTGGACTGGGACGCCACGCTCGCGGTGCGGCGCGACCTGTGGTCCTGGGGGCTCGGCGTGGCCGAGGCGATGGACACCGCGCAGCGCGGCATGGGGCTGGACTGGGCGGCGACCCGCGAGCTGATCCGGCGCAGCGCCGCCGAGGCCGCCGCCTGCGGCGGGCGCATCGTCGCCGGGGCGGCCACCGACCAGCTCACCGGCGTGCCCGACACGCTCGACGAGGTCGCCGCCGCGTACGCCGAGCAGGTCGCGTTCGTGCAGGAGTGCGGCGCGGTCGCGGTGGTGATGGCCAGCCGGCAGCTCGCCGCGCTCGCCGCCGGACCCGACGACTACCGGCGCGTCTACGAGCGGGTGCTGCGCGGGGCCGGCGCGCCGGTGGTGCTGCACTGGCTCGGCGACATGTTCGACCCGGCCCTCGCCGGCTACTGGGGCTCGACCGACCTGGACGACGCCACCAAGACGTTCGTCGCGCTGGTGCACGCGCACGCCGACGTGATCGACGGGGTGAAGGTGTCGCTGCTCGACGCCGACCGGGAGGTGCGGCTGCGCGAGCTGCTGCCGCCGTCCGTCAAGGTCTACACCGGCGACGACTACCACTACCCCGAGCTGATCGCCGGCGACGGCACCCGGTCCAGCCACGCGCTGCTCGGCGCGTTCGCGGCCATCGCGCCGGCCGCGTCGGCCGCCCTGCAACGGCTCGACGCCGGCGACCCCGCCGGGTTCCGGGCGATCCTCGACCCGACCGTGCCGCTGTCGCGGCACGTCTTCGCGCCGCCCACCCGCTTCTACAAGACCGGCATCGCGTTCCTGTCCTGGCTGGGCGGTCGGCAACCCGGTTTCACCATGGTCGGCGGCCTGCACGGCGGGCGCAGCGTCCCGCACCTGGTCGAGGCGTTCCGGCTGGCCGACGCCGCCGGGCTGCTGCTCGACCCGGAGCTGGCCGCCGCGCGGATGCGCGCCTACCTGACCGTGACGGGGGTGACCGGATGA
- a CDS encoding ABC transporter substrate-binding protein, with protein sequence MKKRFLTAALLPAFLVSVTACGSSGGGEQAKSADGKDKVTLTLNWYPYGEHAPFYLGQKKDIFAKHGIDLTINAGQGSQKTVQATAAGQTDFGWADTPALLSAVGQGMDVKSVGVFLQTTPSSVQFFSDKNINAPADLKGKTIASTAGDALSKTFPAFLKANGLAAGDVTLQNTDPAGKMAAVMSGKTDALLGFASDQGPTMQEKAGKQVSYLKFAEHGLNFYSNGLIASTDTIKNKQDLVKRMVTASSEAWTAAQADPAAAVEAMAGASQQLPSAKVLADQFAATLQLLHTDATKSMAPGVNDEADWQRTISVFADAGVITKAESPTSYWDASFAPKG encoded by the coding sequence ATGAAGAAGCGTTTCCTCACCGCCGCGCTGCTGCCGGCGTTCCTCGTCTCCGTCACCGCCTGCGGCTCGTCGGGCGGGGGCGAGCAGGCCAAGTCCGCCGACGGCAAGGACAAGGTCACCCTGACGCTCAACTGGTACCCGTACGGCGAGCACGCCCCGTTCTACCTGGGCCAGAAGAAGGACATCTTCGCCAAGCACGGCATCGACCTCACCATCAACGCCGGGCAGGGCTCGCAGAAGACCGTGCAGGCCACCGCCGCCGGGCAGACCGACTTCGGCTGGGCCGACACCCCGGCGCTGCTCTCCGCGGTCGGCCAGGGCATGGACGTCAAGAGCGTCGGCGTCTTCCTGCAGACCACCCCGTCGTCGGTGCAGTTCTTCAGCGACAAGAACATCAACGCCCCGGCCGACCTCAAGGGCAAGACCATCGCCTCCACCGCCGGCGACGCGCTGAGCAAGACGTTCCCGGCGTTCCTCAAGGCCAACGGGCTCGCCGCCGGTGACGTGACGCTGCAGAACACCGACCCGGCCGGCAAGATGGCCGCGGTCATGTCGGGCAAGACCGACGCGCTGCTCGGCTTCGCCAGCGACCAGGGCCCCACCATGCAGGAGAAGGCCGGCAAGCAGGTGTCGTACCTGAAGTTCGCCGAGCACGGCCTCAACTTCTACAGCAACGGGCTGATCGCCTCGACCGACACCATCAAGAACAAGCAGGACCTGGTCAAGCGGATGGTCACCGCCAGCAGCGAGGCGTGGACGGCGGCCCAGGCCGACCCGGCCGCCGCGGTCGAGGCGATGGCCGGCGCGTCCCAGCAACTGCCCTCGGCGAAGGTGCTCGCCGACCAGTTCGCCGCCACCCTGCAACTGCTGCACACCGACGCCACGAAGTCCATGGCCCCGGGCGTCAACGACGAGGCCGACTGGCAGAGGACCATCTCCGTCTTCGCCGACGCCGGCGTGATCACCAAGGCGGAGTCGCCCACGTCCTACTGGGACGCGAGCTTCGCCCCGAAGGGATGA
- a CDS encoding ABC transporter ATP-binding protein: MTVGDATTSPATDAAATGAAVEIDQVAVRFRTKKKDVTALRDVTLRIAPGEFVAIVGASGCGKSTLLKLVSGLLRPSSGQVRLDGEDVRGPRRDIGYVFQRAALLEWRSARRNILLQAEMRRLPRAQARARADELIAMTGLTGFEDAYPNELSGGMQQRVALCRALLHRPPVLLMDEPFGALDALTREQMNVELRRIWRETGTTVLLVTHSIAEAVYLADRVIVMTPRPGTVAEVIDVDLPAERDYGRTMSDPVFARATGRIRDLLGATTSAD; the protein is encoded by the coding sequence ATGACGGTCGGCGACGCCACCACCTCCCCCGCCACGGACGCCGCCGCGACCGGCGCCGCGGTCGAGATCGACCAGGTGGCGGTGCGGTTCCGCACGAAGAAGAAGGACGTCACCGCGCTGCGCGACGTGACGTTGCGGATCGCCCCCGGCGAGTTCGTCGCCATCGTCGGCGCCTCCGGCTGCGGCAAGTCGACGCTGCTCAAGCTGGTGTCCGGGCTGCTGCGCCCGTCGTCCGGCCAGGTCCGCCTGGACGGCGAGGACGTCCGGGGGCCACGTCGCGACATCGGGTACGTCTTCCAGCGCGCCGCGCTGCTGGAGTGGCGCAGCGCCCGGCGCAACATCCTGCTCCAAGCGGAGATGCGGCGGCTGCCCAGGGCGCAGGCCCGGGCCCGGGCCGACGAGCTGATCGCGATGACCGGGCTGACCGGCTTCGAGGACGCGTACCCGAACGAGCTGTCCGGTGGGATGCAGCAGCGCGTGGCGCTGTGCCGCGCGCTGCTGCACCGGCCCCCGGTGCTGTTGATGGACGAGCCGTTCGGGGCGCTCGACGCGCTCACCCGGGAGCAGATGAACGTCGAGCTGCGGCGCATCTGGCGGGAGACCGGCACCACCGTCCTGCTCGTCACCCACTCCATCGCCGAGGCCGTCTACCTCGCCGACCGGGTGATCGTCATGACCCCTCGACCCGGCACCGTCGCCGAGGTCATCGACGTCGACCTGCCCGCGGAGCGGGACTACGGCCGGACCATGTCCGACCCGGTCTTCGCCCGCGCCACGGGACGCATCCGCGACCTGCTGGGCGCGACGACGTCCGCCGACTGA
- a CDS encoding Gfo/Idh/MocA family protein — protein MERTSIGIILNGVTGRMGYRQHLVRSLLAIREQGGLPARDGSRIWPELTLVGRNEARLAAIAARHGLTSYTTDLEAALADDAHQIYFDAQVTAQREKAIRAAIDAGRHVYTEKPLAEGLDGSLELARLAAARGVKNGVVQDKLFLPGLRKLKRLVDGGFFGRILSVRGEFGYWVFEGDWQDAQRPSWNYRAEDGGGITVDMFPHWHYVLEQIFGRVTAVTAVTATHVPERVDENGVTYPATADDAAYGIFELAGGVIAQINSSWAVRVYRDELVEFQVDGTHGSAVAGLRDCRIQHRGATPMPVWNPDLPVTEPFRAQWQTVPDNADYDNGFKVQWEAFLRHVVDGEPFPWDFLAGARGVQLAEAGLRSAREGRRVEIEEIDR, from the coding sequence GTGGAGCGCACGTCTATCGGGATCATCCTCAACGGCGTGACCGGACGGATGGGCTACCGGCAGCATCTCGTCCGGTCCCTGCTCGCGATCCGCGAGCAGGGCGGACTGCCCGCCCGCGACGGCAGTCGCATCTGGCCGGAGCTGACCCTGGTGGGCCGCAACGAGGCCCGGCTCGCCGCGATCGCCGCCCGGCACGGGCTGACCTCGTACACCACCGACCTGGAGGCGGCGCTCGCCGACGACGCCCACCAGATCTACTTCGACGCGCAGGTCACCGCCCAGCGGGAGAAGGCGATCCGCGCGGCGATCGACGCGGGGCGGCACGTCTACACCGAGAAGCCGCTCGCCGAGGGGCTGGACGGGTCGCTGGAGCTGGCCCGCCTCGCCGCCGCCCGGGGCGTCAAGAACGGCGTGGTGCAGGACAAGCTGTTCCTGCCCGGCCTGCGCAAGCTCAAGCGGCTGGTCGACGGCGGGTTCTTCGGCCGGATCCTGTCGGTGCGCGGCGAGTTCGGCTACTGGGTGTTCGAGGGCGACTGGCAGGACGCGCAGCGGCCGAGCTGGAACTACCGCGCCGAGGACGGCGGCGGCATCACCGTCGACATGTTCCCGCACTGGCACTACGTGCTGGAGCAGATCTTCGGCCGGGTCACCGCCGTCACCGCGGTCACCGCCACGCACGTCCCCGAACGCGTCGACGAGAACGGCGTCACCTACCCGGCCACCGCCGACGACGCCGCGTACGGGATCTTCGAGCTGGCCGGCGGCGTCATCGCCCAGATCAACTCCTCCTGGGCGGTCCGGGTGTACCGGGACGAGCTGGTGGAGTTCCAAGTCGACGGCACCCACGGCAGCGCGGTCGCCGGGCTGCGCGACTGCCGCATCCAGCACCGCGGCGCCACCCCGATGCCGGTGTGGAACCCGGACCTGCCGGTCACCGAGCCGTTCCGGGCGCAGTGGCAGACCGTGCCGGACAACGCCGACTACGACAACGGGTTCAAGGTGCAGTGGGAGGCGTTCCTGCGGCACGTCGTCGACGGCGAGCCGTTCCCGTGGGACTTCCTGGCCGGCGCGCGCGGCGTGCAGCTCGCCGAGGCCGGCCTGCGCTCCGCCCGCGAGGGCCGCCGGGTCGAGATCGAGGAGATCGACAGGTGA
- a CDS encoding protein phosphatase 2C domain-containing protein has protein sequence MRVELASSPGRDGRPNEDFAGAVPGAAVLLDGAGIPGTEAVCRHGVAWYAHRLGGALLGRLSGDDGRDLAAILAEGIAEVTAAHRDTCRPADPAAPQATVAMVRVTGGRLEFLLLADSFLLLDRAGAAPKVVTDVREITARRACAAPLDGVPPGTPEYDRVHARCVEALRARRNQPGGYWLARDDPRAATEAVTGELPVRGVSAVALLSNGAARLVDPYGLADWAAVRDVLRAEGPAGVVRRVRRAEAAGASGTPDDATVVRCTDLPG, from the coding sequence GTGCGGGTCGAGTTGGCCAGCAGCCCCGGCCGGGACGGGCGGCCGAACGAGGACTTCGCCGGCGCCGTGCCCGGCGCCGCCGTCCTGCTGGACGGCGCCGGCATCCCCGGCACGGAGGCGGTCTGCCGGCACGGCGTGGCGTGGTACGCGCACCGCCTGGGCGGCGCCCTGCTCGGCCGGCTGTCCGGCGACGACGGACGCGACCTCGCGGCGATCCTCGCCGAGGGGATCGCCGAGGTGACCGCCGCCCACCGCGACACCTGCCGCCCCGCCGATCCCGCCGCCCCGCAGGCCACCGTGGCGATGGTCCGCGTCACCGGCGGCCGGCTGGAGTTCCTGCTGCTCGCCGACTCGTTCCTGCTCCTCGACCGGGCCGGGGCCGCCCCGAAGGTGGTCACCGACGTCCGGGAGATCACCGCCCGGCGGGCCTGCGCCGCGCCGCTGGACGGCGTGCCGCCCGGCACACCCGAGTACGACCGGGTGCACGCCCGCTGCGTCGAGGCGCTGCGGGCACGCCGGAACCAGCCGGGTGGCTACTGGCTCGCCAGGGACGACCCGCGCGCGGCGACCGAGGCGGTGACCGGCGAGCTTCCCGTCCGGGGGGTGAGCGCCGTCGCGTTGCTGAGCAACGGCGCGGCCCGGCTGGTCGACCCGTACGGCCTCGCCGACTGGGCCGCCGTGCGGGACGTCCTGCGCGCCGAGGGACCGGCCGGCGTCGTGCGTCGCGTCCGGCGGGCCGAGGCGGCCGGCGCGTCCGGGACGCCTGACGACGCGACGGTGGTGCGCTGCACCGACCTGCCGGGCTGA